From the genome of Streptomyces sp. NBC_00523:
GAGTTCGCGCGCCGTCCACACCTCGTGGTCGGCCGGGAGCAGCAGCCCGAGGAAGCCCTTGCTCGCCCAGTACGGGGACGTCGGACCGGAGTACGGCTGAGTGGTGGGCAGGAACGTGTCGTACCAGCCGAGCGTCAGCAGCCCCCGCTCGTCGGGCACCCCGCGCTCCGCGAAGTGGCGCAGCGCCCCGGAGGCGAGGCGGCGGGTGAGCCCGGGCGCGAGCGGGGTGCAGTCCGCGACGGCGCCCATCCAGACGGGGGCCAGCGACGCGAAGCGGTAGCAGAGCGACCGGCCCTGGTGGACCGGGGCGCCGTCGGCGCCGAAGAAGTGGGGGTACTCCTCAAGGAAGCGGCTCAGGCGTTCCCGATAGACGGCGGCCCGGCCGCCGTCGCCGTCCGGCCCCGCGATCCGCGCCCACAGCAGCGGGTACAGATGCATGGCCCAGCCGATGTAGTAGTCGAAATTGCGCCCGCTGCCGTCGGTGTACCAGCCGTCACCGACGTACCAGTCCTCGATCCTGTCGAGCCCTCCCTCGATGTCGGCCTTGCTGTACGGGGCGCCGACCGACGCCAGGAACTGCTCCGAAACCACTTGGAACAGGCGCCAGTTGTTGTCCCAGGTGCGTCCGCCGACGAAGCCGGAGAACCAGTCGGCGACCCGCTCCTGCACCCGGGCGTCGAGCCGGTCCCAGATCCACGGCCGGGTCTCGTGCAGCGCGATGGCGACGGACGCCGCCTCCACCAGCTGCTGCGAGCAGTCAGTCAGGCGCGGCCACGCCTCACCGCTCGCCGGGTCGGTCCCGGCCGCCACCCCCGCCGCGTACCGCTCGATCAGCGCGGGGTCGACCGCCCCGCCCGCGCCCGCGATCCGGAACGCGGCCAGCAGGAACGACCGGGCGAAGCCCTCCAGGCCGTCCGACACGACACCGGACCAGCTGTTCCGGCCGGGCAGCCGGTACTGGGCGAAGCCCGGTGTCGCGTACGGCGTCAGCGCGTCCAGCATCCGGTCGGCCGTCGCCTCCCAGTGGGCCCGGGTCCAGCCCGTGCGGGAGGACAGGATCCGGTCGGTGGGCGGCAGGTGCAGATGCGGGGCGACGGACATGACGGTGGCGCTCCTGGTGTGTGCGGTGGTTACTGGACGAGTTCGGCGCGGTGGGTGTGGCCCCGGGAACCGCCGACGGCGACGGTGAGCAACGGCCT
Proteins encoded in this window:
- a CDS encoding DUF2264 domain-containing protein, whose amino-acid sequence is MSVAPHLHLPPTDRILSSRTGWTRAHWEATADRMLDALTPYATPGFAQYRLPGRNSWSGVVSDGLEGFARSFLLAAFRIAGAGGAVDPALIERYAAGVAAGTDPASGEAWPRLTDCSQQLVEAASVAIALHETRPWIWDRLDARVQERVADWFSGFVGGRTWDNNWRLFQVVSEQFLASVGAPYSKADIEGGLDRIEDWYVGDGWYTDGSGRNFDYYIGWAMHLYPLLWARIAGPDGDGGRAAVYRERLSRFLEEYPHFFGADGAPVHQGRSLCYRFASLAPVWMGAVADCTPLAPGLTRRLASGALRHFAERGVPDERGLLTLGWYDTFLPTTQPYSGPTSPYWASKGFLGLLLPADHEVWTARELPLPVEESDTYTALPAPGWLLHGTRHDGIVRLVNHGSDHNPLPEAGDTDPDAGAGEDDPHYAKLAYSTATAPESAPHAFARNIDNHLALLAPDGTPSRRRRIHPVSCEDRVAASWSAARLPGDERAYRIGTTSVLHGPWEIRVHRVEAPEGAVVREGGHAVAHRTSPFATSGPGWALARTADGLSSAVVGLYGWDGGPEDAEVARDVESNAYGPHSAIPYLRGAPHPGGQSVHVTLVVLSRDSVHPEALRSAVRVRVAGDAVTLGFLDGRTVEV